The Collimonas sp. PA-H2 genome contains a region encoding:
- a CDS encoding oxidative damage protection protein — MARTIHCIKLDKEAEGLDFPPYPGELGKRIYESVSKEAWAGWLKHQTMLVNENRLNLADVRARKYLAVQMEKHFFGDGADAATGYVPPTE; from the coding sequence ATGGCACGCACCATTCATTGCATCAAGCTCGACAAAGAAGCCGAGGGCCTCGACTTCCCTCCTTACCCGGGCGAACTGGGCAAGCGCATCTATGAGAGCGTTTCGAAAGAAGCCTGGGCCGGCTGGCTCAAGCACCAGACCATGCTGGTCAACGAAAACCGCCTGAACCTGGCCGATGTGCGGGCTCGCAAATACCTGGCGGTGCAGATGGAAAAGCACTTCTTCGGCGACGGCGCCGACGCCGCTACCGGCTATGTGCCGCCAACGGAATAA